One window of Mediterraneibacter butyricigenes genomic DNA carries:
- a CDS encoding gamma-glutamylcyclotransferase family protein — MPEEKTKDGRRQIEVRKIEERYYFAYGSNMNLGQMRFRCPDAEVVGNVRLEDYRLAFRGRAPGNGVATVLPEKESYVEGVLWKITEACEKNLDFYEGFPNFYGKETIQVKDQEGALREVFVYTMNSPHKDVPARPSKFYLDGILEGCLENGLPTKAVMDAVKRTRQEMKKAEKQYTR; from the coding sequence GTGCCTGAAGAAAAAACAAAGGACGGAAGACGTCAGATCGAGGTGAGGAAAATAGAAGAAAGATATTATTTTGCATATGGAAGTAACATGAACCTGGGGCAGATGAGATTCCGCTGTCCGGATGCGGAAGTGGTTGGAAATGTCCGGCTGGAAGATTACCGCCTGGCATTTCGTGGCAGAGCTCCGGGAAATGGCGTTGCAACTGTGCTTCCGGAAAAAGAAAGCTATGTGGAAGGAGTCTTATGGAAGATCACAGAAGCTTGTGAAAAGAATCTGGATTTTTATGAAGGATTTCCGAATTTTTATGGGAAAGAAACCATTCAGGTAAAGGATCAGGAAGGAGCTTTAAGGGAAGTATTCGTATACACGATGAACTCCCCTCATAAGGATGTTCCGGCAAGACCATCGAAATTTTATCTGGATGGAATTCTGGAAGGATGTCTGGAAAATGGTTTGCCGACAAAGGCAGTGATGGATGCAGTCAAACGCACCAGACAGGAAATGAAAAAAGCAGAAAAGCAATATACAAGATAA
- a CDS encoding helix-turn-helix domain-containing protein, protein MQKIRPDMDIGKNIQSLRYKNNLTQDQVIAKLNLIGIVISKSTYAKLETNRMNIKVSELVALAKIFHTDINAFFDGLL, encoded by the coding sequence ATGCAGAAAATCAGACCAGATATGGATATCGGTAAAAATATTCAATCTCTTAGATACAAAAATAATCTAACGCAAGACCAGGTCATTGCAAAATTGAATCTCATAGGTATTGTCATATCCAAAAGCACTTATGCCAAACTGGAAACAAACCGCATGAACATCAAAGTGTCTGAGTTAGTCGCTCTGGCAAAGATCTTTCATACAGATATCAATGCATTCTTTGATGGTCTGCTGTAA
- a CDS encoding SpaA isopeptide-forming pilin-related protein, protein MKVKNLKTRIAAFGLAVLMGVSTLSSANAFAAEQTDVGQEVQASEQAATSQKEKAVTADDITKAISDETFAVETSMEGIHYDAEKEDVTLVSIQDENGGAYHPDKAGTYIASYMVVPKDQSDSYTISRKVILTDTEGQAHAQDNGGEKQKSDTKSEDDSDSPVQNYTDVEIEASGEDASAQAIEELKEDIEEGNVMVLSAAERATSSGSTVTLTKGRTIYYPSYLGNYLTCLFTVNGKIAYCLQSQKASPPSGSYVAQVLDSNKNLQKVLYYGYGGAGDLTGSYLSGKSEDEKYVYTHIAASYAYAGEAGFTGCNYNDLVNAGVIAYINYLFGQEEPPKGELSLSSTKLNAVRDGNLQKTPNITLSGDHRNYVTLSVPEHVTAHNLTKGTSVTNGKIQIYGGDTFYMSADLLLTGSYASGNLYGSVGKTWRTLVLTTGDSKQDIGVFESETAAPVSFSVQWLNMTRIELTKKDINTQNPLSGAVYGIYTDKKCENLLMTMTATGTDGKAVSDYFDSALKTVYVKEVTAPTGYKLNTEVYKVDVAAGKTLTVAATDERVTGRVKIAKIDKETLAFKAQGDSVLRGAVYGLYAKEDIVHPDGTTGVLYKQDSLIAQGVIGDDGTLEFSELYLGEMYVKEITPPEGYTLDTTKYEVSVTYEGQDVAEVTRDLTVKEQVKKQAFQLIKVSEDGEQTETDLVAGAGFQVYLISDLTQVKNGKLKPSNGERYTASDFKNYDFSNEKVAVTYENGTAVPVPELITDTKGYAVSPELPYGSYVVVESTTPENLKTIDPFVVNVENDSREPMQWRVFDDRPFEFLLKIVKKDAQTGNTVLKAGASYKIYDVTNKRYIEQVVQYPKKEKISVFQTNEEGYLITPQELKCSTYRIEEVKAPEGFVRQGHEESLYDGEKILSPLEQTAKGTYKENPQSAIEITVSSNTAHQIDPDTGAAIVEVEQKNDEQVGSLLLTKKGEQLTEVTGDSVLEKVKTLVSKVKKAVSGKEETGIYKDFKYEETGVEGAQFEVYAKDSIYSPDGAKDEEGNLLVRYEKDDLVAKLTTDEEGMAVLNNLPLGTYYLKEVVAGENFVLNTEQKEFTLTAEDDTQAVVYEGVTYKNERQKVSVSVEKKDSVTGEKLEGVIFGLYAGEDIVSNQGEVLVEKDTLLEKKATDKNGNLTFDSDLPHGKYYVKEEVRKAGYLPNEEVWKVDASYENQNLEKIVLSKEVENQPTETRISKTDATTGSELEGAKLQVIDKDGNIVEEWTSTKEDHVIYGLPEGTYTLHEELAPYEDGYVSASDVTFEVKEDGSVTKVEMKDEYSKVEISKTDITTGKELEGAKLQIIRKDGTVLEEWITDGKPHSVVKLPVNEELTLREITAPDGYEIAEDITFTLKDTMEVQKVEMKDARTPEKTTGKTDAPKTGDNQKVWAFVLLALASAGTVTGVTVYRRKKSRMTENKEETEEK, encoded by the coding sequence ATGAAGGTGAAGAATTTAAAAACCAGAATCGCAGCCTTTGGACTGGCTGTTCTGATGGGCGTCAGTACCTTAAGCAGTGCCAATGCGTTTGCTGCCGAGCAGACGGATGTGGGGCAGGAGGTACAGGCATCCGAACAGGCGGCTACGAGTCAGAAAGAGAAGGCAGTTACGGCAGACGATATCACGAAAGCGATTTCGGATGAAACATTTGCAGTGGAAACCAGTATGGAAGGAATCCATTATGATGCAGAAAAAGAGGATGTTACGCTTGTCAGCATCCAAGATGAAAATGGAGGGGCATACCATCCGGACAAAGCCGGAACTTACATTGCCTCTTACATGGTTGTACCAAAGGATCAGAGTGACAGCTATACCATCAGCCGAAAGGTGATCCTGACGGATACGGAAGGTCAGGCACATGCACAGGACAATGGTGGAGAAAAGCAAAAATCAGATACAAAATCTGAAGATGATTCGGACTCGCCTGTGCAGAACTATACCGATGTAGAGATCGAGGCATCCGGGGAAGATGCATCTGCACAGGCAATCGAAGAACTCAAAGAGGATATTGAAGAAGGGAATGTCATGGTACTGTCTGCGGCTGAAAGAGCTACAAGCAGCGGTTCAACAGTCACACTGACAAAAGGAAGAACGATTTATTATCCAAGTTATCTTGGAAATTATCTTACGTGTCTGTTTACCGTAAACGGAAAGATCGCATACTGTCTCCAGTCCCAGAAAGCATCCCCACCGAGTGGAAGTTATGTGGCACAGGTATTGGACAGTAACAAGAATCTGCAGAAAGTCCTTTACTATGGCTATGGTGGGGCAGGAGATCTGACAGGAAGTTATCTGTCCGGGAAATCAGAGGATGAAAAGTATGTGTATACGCACATTGCAGCCAGCTACGCTTACGCAGGAGAAGCCGGATTTACAGGCTGTAATTACAATGACCTTGTAAATGCAGGGGTGATCGCATATATCAATTACCTGTTCGGACAGGAAGAACCGCCAAAAGGGGAACTGAGCCTTTCCAGTACGAAACTGAATGCAGTAAGGGATGGAAATCTCCAGAAAACACCGAATATCACACTGTCTGGAGATCACAGAAATTATGTGACACTGAGTGTACCGGAACATGTCACCGCACATAATCTGACCAAAGGAACAAGTGTGACAAATGGAAAGATCCAGATTTATGGCGGCGATACCTTTTATATGTCGGCAGATCTGTTGCTGACAGGCAGTTATGCTTCCGGCAACTTATACGGTTCTGTCGGAAAGACATGGAGAACGCTGGTGCTGACGACCGGAGATTCCAAACAGGATATCGGTGTATTCGAAAGCGAAACAGCAGCTCCGGTAAGCTTCAGCGTACAGTGGCTGAACATGACACGTATTGAGTTGACGAAGAAAGATATCAATACACAGAACCCACTATCTGGAGCAGTATACGGTATTTACACCGATAAGAAGTGCGAAAATCTGCTGATGACGATGACTGCAACCGGAACAGACGGAAAAGCAGTCAGTGATTATTTTGATTCCGCACTGAAAACTGTGTATGTAAAAGAGGTTACTGCTCCGACAGGGTACAAACTGAATACAGAAGTATATAAAGTAGATGTTGCAGCCGGAAAGACATTGACTGTAGCAGCAACCGATGAGAGAGTCACCGGAAGGGTAAAAATCGCAAAGATCGATAAAGAAACACTTGCATTTAAGGCACAGGGGGACAGTGTTCTTCGTGGTGCGGTGTATGGTCTGTATGCCAAAGAGGACATCGTGCATCCGGATGGAACAACAGGAGTTCTGTATAAACAGGACAGCCTGATCGCGCAGGGAGTCATCGGAGATGATGGAACACTGGAGTTTTCAGAATTATACCTTGGAGAAATGTATGTAAAAGAAATCACTCCACCGGAAGGATATACACTGGATACTACAAAATATGAAGTATCCGTAACTTATGAAGGTCAGGATGTTGCAGAAGTGACAAGAGACCTTACGGTAAAAGAGCAGGTAAAGAAACAGGCATTCCAGTTGATCAAAGTCAGTGAAGATGGAGAGCAGACAGAAACAGACCTGGTTGCAGGAGCAGGATTTCAGGTATATCTGATCAGCGACCTGACACAGGTGAAAAATGGGAAACTGAAACCGTCCAATGGAGAAAGATACACGGCAAGTGATTTTAAAAATTATGATTTCAGTAACGAGAAGGTGGCAGTCACCTATGAGAATGGAACAGCCGTACCAGTGCCGGAACTGATCACAGATACAAAAGGATACGCAGTCAGCCCGGAACTGCCGTATGGAAGTTATGTTGTAGTGGAAAGCACTACCCCGGAGAATCTGAAAACCATTGATCCATTTGTTGTAAATGTGGAAAATGACAGCAGAGAACCAATGCAGTGGAGAGTATTTGATGACCGTCCGTTTGAATTCTTGTTGAAAATTGTAAAGAAGGATGCACAGACTGGAAATACGGTTTTAAAGGCTGGTGCTTCTTATAAGATTTACGATGTGACAAATAAGAGATACATCGAACAGGTTGTTCAGTATCCGAAAAAAGAAAAGATCAGCGTATTCCAGACCAATGAGGAAGGATATCTGATTACACCGCAGGAACTGAAATGCTCAACTTATCGGATCGAGGAAGTGAAAGCACCGGAAGGATTTGTAAGACAGGGACACGAAGAGTCTCTGTATGACGGAGAAAAGATCCTTTCACCATTAGAACAGACTGCAAAGGGAACTTATAAAGAAAATCCGCAGAGTGCCATTGAGATCACCGTATCCTCAAACACGGCACACCAGATCGACCCGGATACAGGAGCTGCGATCGTAGAGGTAGAACAGAAAAACGATGAACAGGTGGGAAGCCTGCTCCTGACCAAAAAAGGAGAACAGCTTACCGAAGTAACCGGAGATTCTGTTCTGGAAAAAGTAAAGACGCTTGTGTCAAAGGTAAAAAAAGCGGTATCTGGGAAAGAAGAAACAGGTATTTATAAAGATTTTAAATATGAAGAAACCGGAGTAGAAGGTGCCCAGTTTGAAGTATATGCTAAGGATAGCATTTATTCACCGGATGGGGCAAAGGACGAGGAAGGAAATCTGCTTGTCCGTTACGAGAAAGATGACCTGGTAGCCAAACTGACTACAGACGAAGAGGGAATGGCAGTACTCAACAATCTGCCACTGGGAACTTATTATCTGAAAGAGGTTGTGGCAGGAGAGAATTTTGTCCTGAATACCGAGCAGAAAGAATTTACTCTGACAGCCGAGGATGATACACAGGCAGTTGTTTATGAAGGGGTTACTTACAAAAACGAGAGACAGAAGGTGTCCGTATCAGTAGAAAAGAAGGACTCTGTTACGGGAGAAAAACTGGAAGGAGTCATCTTCGGGCTGTATGCCGGGGAAGATATCGTCTCTAATCAGGGAGAAGTTCTTGTAGAGAAGGATACCCTGCTGGAAAAGAAAGCAACCGATAAGAACGGAAATCTGACCTTTGACAGTGACCTTCCACATGGGAAATATTATGTCAAAGAGGAAGTCAGAAAAGCCGGATATCTTCCGAACGAGGAAGTATGGAAAGTAGATGCATCCTACGAAAACCAGAATCTTGAAAAGATTGTACTGAGTAAAGAAGTTGAGAACCAGCCGACCGAGACACGGATCAGCAAGACAGATGCAACCACCGGAAGCGAGCTGGAGGGAGCAAAACTTCAGGTAATCGACAAAGACGGAAATATCGTGGAAGAATGGACCAGTACCAAAGAAGACCATGTGATCTATGGTCTGCCGGAAGGAACTTATACCTTGCATGAAGAACTGGCTCCTTATGAAGACGGCTATGTGTCTGCCAGCGATGTGACCTTTGAAGTCAAAGAAGACGGAAGTGTGACAAAGGTTGAAATGAAAGACGAATATTCCAAAGTGGAAATTTCCAAAACAGACATTACCACAGGGAAAGAACTGGAAGGGGCAAAACTTCAGATCATCCGAAAAGACGGAACTGTTCTGGAAGAGTGGATCACGGACGGAAAGCCACATTCTGTTGTGAAGCTTCCGGTCAATGAGGAACTTACCTTGCGTGAGATCACAGCACCGGATGGTTATGAGATTGCCGAAGATATTACATTTACATTGAAAGATACGATGGAAGTGCAGAAAGTAGAAATGAAAGATGCCAGAACACCGGAGAAAACAACTGGAAAGACCGATGCACCAAAAACAGGGGATAACCAGAAAGTATGGGCATTTGTCCTGCTTGCACTGGCATCTGCCGGAACAGTTACAGGGGTGACTGTGTACCGCAGAAAGAAGTCAAGAATGACAGAAAACAAAGAAGAAACAGAAGAAAAATAA
- a CDS encoding ParM/StbA family protein has translation MIVGIDHGYYAIKTKHVSFPSGIIKYDYEPYTMQNVLQYRGKYYVCGTGRQTLVKNKTSNDNYYLLTLAAIAEEIKHRKAERKTEVILAVGLPLSSFGREKQGFREYLLRKEQPVRFLYESEWYEIQIKDVKLFPQGYSALALHPEYLKNEPSVLLVDIGGWTVDLMRLDNAVPNAATCRSLELGVIRCIDETAEQVRRNTGLSVTETQIERVLRGETCSMAEDARVVIQENGRKYIERILSAVTESGFDLRAVPSVFMGGGSAILKRHVTAQDAICRPVFIEDVHANAAGYERIVEQMWAK, from the coding sequence ATGATAGTAGGGATTGATCATGGGTATTATGCGATCAAGACAAAACATGTGTCTTTTCCCAGTGGCATTATCAAGTATGATTATGAGCCATATACGATGCAGAATGTTCTGCAGTATCGGGGAAAGTATTATGTCTGCGGTACAGGGAGACAGACGCTGGTAAAAAATAAAACGTCCAATGATAATTATTATCTGCTGACGCTGGCTGCGATTGCGGAAGAAATCAAGCATCGGAAAGCAGAACGAAAGACGGAAGTCATTCTGGCTGTTGGACTGCCTTTGTCCAGCTTTGGAAGGGAGAAACAGGGATTTCGGGAGTATCTGTTGCGGAAAGAACAGCCAGTGCGCTTTTTATATGAAAGTGAATGGTATGAGATACAGATCAAAGATGTGAAACTGTTCCCACAGGGGTATTCTGCCCTGGCTCTGCATCCAGAGTACCTGAAGAATGAACCATCTGTTCTTCTGGTGGATATTGGTGGCTGGACAGTCGACCTGATGAGACTGGATAATGCTGTTCCGAATGCGGCAACCTGCAGGAGTCTGGAGCTGGGTGTGATTCGGTGTATTGATGAGACTGCAGAACAGGTGCGGAGAAATACCGGACTGTCTGTAACGGAAACGCAGATCGAACGTGTGCTTCGTGGGGAAACCTGCAGCATGGCAGAAGATGCAAGAGTTGTCATACAGGAAAACGGACGGAAATACATCGAAAGAATCCTGTCTGCGGTAACGGAATCCGGGTTTGATCTCAGGGCAGTGCCGAGCGTATTTATGGGTGGAGGTTCTGCGATTTTAAAACGCCACGTGACCGCACAGGACGCGATTTGCCGCCCTGTTTTTATCGAGGACGTCCATGCGAACGCTGCCGGGTATGAACGGATTGTAGAGCAGATGTGGGCGAAATGA
- a CDS encoding DUF5720 family protein encodes MQVEVSIHELLAAAREAVKSDYIKGESILCETRYHPDTHYMVEIEMLKTDNTLGKKGAYIRKFLTEDEYSAMLQKQEEHLIKIKRQAIVQKGTLRYIPLPDRLDSRRERDIF; translated from the coding sequence ATGCAGGTGGAGGTAAGTATCCATGAACTTTTAGCGGCGGCAAGGGAGGCGGTGAAATCGGATTATATCAAAGGCGAAAGCATTTTATGTGAAACCAGATATCATCCGGATACCCATTACATGGTAGAAATAGAGATGTTAAAAACAGATAACACGCTGGGGAAAAAAGGAGCTTATATCCGGAAATTTTTGACGGAAGATGAGTATTCTGCCATGTTACAAAAGCAGGAAGAACATCTCATAAAAATAAAAAGACAGGCCATTGTTCAAAAAGGAACATTGCGATATATCCCTCTCCCGGACAGGCTGGACAGCCGCCGGGAGAGGGATATTTTTTAA
- the metK gene encoding methionine adenosyltransferase, producing MRRYYTAESVTEGHPDKVCDQIADAILDECLKHDPSSRVACEVLATRGNVFVAGEISSGYEPPVFDVIRKVLGECGYCTDGIEMDTFVHQQSPDIAKAVIVSKEFRDNNGKKGRDRSRGAGDQGVMVGYACDETAQLMPMPIVLAHRITRELSACRRSGYIKDIFSDGKAQVTVEYEDEKPVRLESVVVSCQHSAEKSLKKLETEIREKVLRPALRLLPPDEDTKILVNPSGRFVCGGLDADTGLTGRKLMVDTYGSMVPHGGGAFSGKDCSKVDRSAAYMARYIAKNMVAAGLASRCQVSLAYAIGVAEPVMIAVDTFGTGKVCADDCLARAIPLVFGVTPVQIMESLRLNRPIFRQTAVFGHFGRKEFPWERTDKVLALQDTIL from the coding sequence ATGAGACGTTATTATACAGCAGAATCAGTAACAGAAGGACACCCGGATAAAGTATGTGACCAGATCGCAGATGCAATCTTAGATGAATGCCTGAAACATGATCCATCTTCAAGGGTTGCATGTGAAGTGCTGGCCACAAGAGGAAATGTGTTTGTAGCAGGAGAGATCAGCAGCGGATATGAGCCGCCAGTGTTTGATGTGATCCGAAAGGTTCTGGGAGAATGCGGATATTGTACGGATGGAATAGAAATGGATACGTTTGTACACCAGCAGAGTCCGGATATCGCAAAAGCAGTGATTGTATCAAAAGAATTCCGGGACAACAATGGAAAAAAGGGAAGAGACAGAAGCCGGGGAGCTGGAGATCAGGGTGTTATGGTCGGTTATGCGTGTGATGAAACCGCACAGCTTATGCCAATGCCTATCGTCTTGGCACACCGGATTACCCGTGAACTTTCGGCTTGCAGAAGAAGCGGATATATCAAAGATATCTTTTCGGATGGGAAAGCACAGGTAACCGTAGAATATGAAGATGAAAAACCAGTGAGACTGGAAAGCGTGGTTGTTTCCTGCCAGCATAGTGCAGAAAAGAGTCTGAAGAAGTTAGAGACCGAGATCAGGGAGAAGGTGCTTCGTCCGGCACTCCGATTACTGCCTCCGGATGAGGATACGAAGATCCTGGTCAATCCGTCAGGGAGATTTGTGTGTGGAGGCCTTGATGCAGATACCGGACTGACCGGAAGAAAGCTGATGGTGGATACCTATGGCAGTATGGTTCCGCATGGCGGCGGTGCATTTTCGGGGAAGGATTGTTCAAAAGTAGATCGATCTGCAGCATATATGGCAAGATATATTGCTAAAAATATGGTAGCTGCCGGACTTGCAAGCAGATGTCAGGTGTCTCTGGCTTACGCAATCGGAGTGGCAGAGCCGGTGATGATCGCAGTGGATACCTTTGGTACAGGAAAAGTGTGTGCAGATGATTGTCTGGCGAGAGCAATCCCACTGGTGTTTGGAGTGACACCTGTCCAGATCATGGAATCTCTCAGACTGAACCGTCCGATTTTCCGGCAGACGGCAGTTTTTGGACACTTTGGAAGAAAGGAGTTTCCTTGGGAGCGAACTGATAAGGTACTGGCTCTTCAGGATACCATTCTGTAA
- a CDS encoding plasmid segregation centromere-binding protein ParR: protein MTRPVYSFRPNLKNPEHQKAWEKFQCVPEGQKNQYLVQAILEKEDRKWMEEIIQKTIKESVRELNICGGAEQIGTDPPAGDIPDQMMDFLSQMENM from the coding sequence ATGACACGTCCGGTATATTCGTTCCGTCCAAACCTGAAAAATCCGGAACACCAGAAAGCATGGGAGAAATTCCAGTGTGTTCCGGAAGGACAGAAAAACCAGTACCTTGTTCAGGCGATTCTGGAAAAAGAGGACCGGAAGTGGATGGAAGAGATCATCCAAAAGACGATCAAAGAAAGTGTTCGGGAATTAAACATTTGTGGCGGTGCGGAACAAATTGGAACAGATCCACCGGCTGGGGATATCCCGGACCAGATGATGGATTTCCTGTCTCAGATGGAAAATATGTAA
- a CDS encoding amidoligase family protein: protein MIGIKDQYFGTEIEMTGITRQRAAEVVAELFGTEAFYDGTYYGVWSVRDQEGKKWKFMSDGSIDTQRKSGGQIVAASGEYSTEMVSPKLSYDEMGKLQEVVRCLRKHGGFVNESCGQHVHVDAANHTPQSLKNALTIMYAKEDILFKALKVQERREYSYCQKVRPEVLEKIRKMPNKSITMDRVRNVWYGGRDGSHNHYDSTRYYALNLHAVFSKGTLEWRCFESTLHAGKVRANITLALAISAQAINQRSTQMKKTPISENPAFTFRTFLLRLGLIGEEYKNVRKHLLANLEGDLAWRYDKSTYECLKKKQRTEDVRSR, encoded by the coding sequence ATGATCGGTATAAAAGATCAATACTTTGGCACAGAAATCGAAATGACAGGGATCACCAGACAACGGGCTGCAGAAGTTGTAGCAGAACTGTTCGGGACAGAAGCTTTTTATGACGGTACTTATTACGGGGTATGGTCAGTGAGAGATCAGGAAGGAAAAAAGTGGAAGTTCATGTCTGATGGGAGCATTGATACACAAAGAAAATCAGGTGGTCAAATCGTGGCAGCAAGCGGAGAATATTCAACAGAGATGGTATCACCGAAATTATCGTATGATGAAATGGGAAAACTACAGGAAGTTGTACGCTGTCTGCGAAAACATGGAGGTTTTGTCAATGAGTCCTGTGGTCAGCATGTTCATGTAGATGCGGCGAACCATACACCGCAGAGTCTGAAAAATGCGCTGACGATTATGTATGCGAAGGAAGATATTCTGTTCAAAGCACTGAAAGTGCAGGAAAGAAGAGAGTACAGCTATTGTCAGAAGGTGCGTCCGGAGGTTTTGGAGAAGATCCGAAAAATGCCAAACAAATCCATTACAATGGACCGGGTAAGAAATGTCTGGTATGGAGGCAGGGATGGAAGTCATAATCATTATGACAGTACCCGGTATTATGCATTAAACCTCCATGCTGTATTTTCCAAAGGAACATTGGAGTGGCGCTGTTTTGAAAGTACCCTTCATGCAGGAAAAGTGAGGGCGAACATTACACTGGCACTTGCGATTTCCGCACAGGCGATCAATCAGAGATCCACCCAGATGAAAAAGACACCGATCTCAGAAAACCCGGCGTTTACATTCCGAACGTTTTTGTTGCGGCTCGGATTAATCGGAGAAGAATATAAGAATGTACGGAAACATCTGCTGGCAAATCTGGAAGGTGATCTGGCATGGAGATATGACAAAAGCACATATGAGTGCCTGAAGAAAAAACAAAGGACGGAAGACGTCAGATCGAGGTGA
- the dcm gene encoding DNA (cytosine-5-)-methyltransferase, with product MITATIQFFDLFSGIGGFREGLRRAGGFTCVGHCEVDTYADKNYRLLFDTEGEWYCSDARTIEPERMPDFDLLCAGFPCQAFSIAGKREGFADARGTLFFEIARLLKAKRPQYFILENVPGLLSHDKGRTFCTILSTLSQLGYHVEWKVLNSKDFGVPQARKRVYIVGYLDFRCAGKILPEPETNGAALVQIRAGSQGKRVYSPKGLSCTLTSQAGGMGGKTGLYDVGVPIKENTKLGYKLAREGDSIDLGYANLNSRRGRVGHQIAHTLTTGVQQGTLHFVDLSPPPLVTEHCRCLNTRQSGIHNHKGECSGVLAENGARAVLTPAKENVRQNGRRMKEPEEPMFTITATDRHGILYHGRIRRLVPRECLRLQGYYDWQIDKIIDSTSDAQLYKQAGNGVTVNVIEAIGRLLQKADSELNAQEVSEKGIH from the coding sequence TTGATAACCGCAACCATTCAATTTTTTGATCTCTTTAGCGGAATCGGCGGATTCCGAGAAGGCTTAAGACGTGCAGGGGGATTTACCTGTGTCGGACACTGCGAGGTGGATACTTATGCGGATAAGAACTACCGATTGCTGTTTGACACAGAAGGGGAGTGGTATTGTAGTGATGCACGAACAATTGAACCAGAACGAATGCCGGATTTTGATCTGCTCTGTGCAGGATTTCCTTGCCAGGCATTCTCTATCGCCGGAAAGCGAGAAGGATTTGCAGATGCAAGAGGAACCCTCTTTTTCGAGATTGCCCGGCTTCTTAAAGCTAAAAGACCCCAGTATTTTATCCTTGAAAATGTTCCCGGTCTGCTTTCGCATGACAAGGGTCGGACATTTTGCACCATCCTCAGTACGCTTTCGCAACTGGGGTACCATGTCGAATGGAAAGTGCTTAACAGCAAGGATTTCGGAGTCCCCCAAGCAAGGAAACGGGTGTATATTGTCGGATATCTTGATTTCAGATGTGCCGGAAAAATATTACCTGAACCAGAAACAAATGGAGCAGCTCTTGTTCAAATCCGGGCAGGAAGTCAAGGGAAAAGAGTCTACAGTCCCAAAGGACTAAGCTGTACCCTGACCTCACAGGCAGGTGGAATGGGCGGCAAGACAGGATTATATGATGTAGGTGTTCCAATCAAAGAGAATACAAAGCTCGGCTACAAACTTGCAAGAGAAGGGGACAGCATTGATCTGGGCTATGCGAATCTCAACAGCAGGAGAGGAAGAGTCGGACATCAGATCGCACACACCCTGACTACAGGTGTTCAACAGGGAACACTTCATTTTGTAGATTTGTCTCCACCACCATTGGTAACAGAACATTGTAGATGCCTGAATACCAGACAATCAGGAATACATAATCACAAAGGAGAATGTTCCGGTGTATTAGCAGAGAATGGAGCAAGAGCAGTCTTAACACCAGCCAAAGAAAATGTCCGTCAGAATGGCAGACGTATGAAAGAACCAGAAGAACCCATGTTCACAATTACTGCAACCGATCGTCATGGCATCTTGTATCACGGCAGAATAAGAAGGTTAGTTCCGAGGGAATGTTTGCGTCTGCAGGGTTATTACGATTGGCAGATTGATAAGATCATAGACAGCACTTCTGACGCACAGCTTTATAAACAGGCTGGAAACGGGGTAACTGTCAATGTTATCGAGGCAATTGGCAGATTATTACAAAAGGCAGACTCCGAACTCAACGCACAGGAAGTGTCTGAGAAAGGAATCCATTAG